In Zingiber officinale cultivar Zhangliang chromosome 3B, Zo_v1.1, whole genome shotgun sequence, a single window of DNA contains:
- the LOC122056464 gene encoding lysine-specific histone demethylase 1 homolog 2-like isoform X1 — MDPPPPSISGGRRLSRRAVKRTNYDESLQDSLLHDHIGGPRRRNRRNLTAAERQSETETEAMIAVSLGFPIDSILDAEVSAGVVDLTDDGAAQNDYIVVRNHILAQWRSNVRSYLSKPEIRETVSRQYDHLISSAYDFLLEHGYINFGVSPAIRAQLPDEQDKGSVIIIGSGLAGLAAARQLLSFGFKVLILEGRDRPGGRVFTTKMGKNHNSASVDLGGSVITGIHANPLGVLSRQLGIPLHNIRDSCPLFWPDGTTVDQRMDAEVDLVFNKLLENAARLREVLGESANDISLGSAIERLQKLYGVARKIEQQELLDWHLANLEYANAGNLSDLSLAHWDQDDPYEMGGDHCFLAGGNWRLIHALCEDVPILYKKTVTRIAYGEGGVEVVVVGGQIFQADMVLCTVPLGVLKSGTIKFDPELPPQKLQAIDRLGFGLLNKVAMIFPCVFWGEEIDTFGCLSKERTKRGEFFLFYGYHTVSGGAVLIALIAGEASLNFEQSNPLTSLHHVLSILRGIYGPRGVSVPDPIQTICTRWGDDPLSRGSYSHVKVGSSGNDYNVLAENVKGRLFFAGEATNREYPATMHGAFLSGLREASCILQTWREQFVNKSISKRFLQKNLRLCSDILVDLFRRPDLEFGIYSFVFDPSTTDDLNAMGLMRITFGNFKYEDSRKHSLNEKLNGHCQLSELQDQEFHLFACVSREGAHQVKLVSGDDKARLHFLSKKFGLQLMGFSDTCNLSHSLIVDISCARKNHYRKLRTMHHKVHL, encoded by the exons ATGGATCCTCCCCCGCCGTCCATTTCCGGCGGCCGTCGACTATCTCGGAGGGCGGTGAAACGCACCAACTACGACGAGTCCCTTCAGGATTCCCTCCTCCACGACCACATCGGCGGGCCCCGCCGTCGGAACCGGCGAAACCTGACCGCCGCTGAGCGCCAGAGCGAGACAGAGACAGAGGCCATGATCGCCGTCtccttgggtttccccatcgattccATCCTCGACGCTGAGGTCTCCGCGGGGGTCGTCGACCTGACCGACGACGGTGCCGCTCAGAACGACTACATCGTGGTCCGCAACCACATCCTTGCCCAGTGGCGCTCCAACGTGCGCTCCTACCTCTCCAAACCTGAAATTAGAGAGACAGTCAGCAGGCAGTACGACCACTTAATCTCCAGCGCGTACGATTTCCTTTTAGAGCACGGCTACATCAATTTTGGTGTATCTCCCGCCATCAGGGCCCAGCTTCCCGATGAGCAGGACAAGGGATCTGTTATCATAATAGGCTCTGGACTCGCAGGCCTTGCGGCCGCGAGGCAGCTACTTAGTTTTGGCTTCAAAGTCCTAATTTTGGAAGGCCGGGATCGTCCCGGCGGTAGAGTATTCACCACGAAGATGGGTAAGAACCACAACTCCGCATCTGTAGATCTTGGAGGCAGCGTCATCACTGGCATTCACGCCAATCCCCTTGGAGTCTTGTCGAGGCAGCTTGGCATACCTCTCCACAATATCAGGGATTCATGTCCCCTTTTCTGGCCAGACGGCACAACCGTGGATCAGAGAATGGACGCTGAGGTGGATTTGGTATTCAACAAGCTTCTTGAAAATGCTGCTCGGTTGAGGGAGGTTTTAGGAGAGTCTGCCAATGACATTTCACTAGGTTCCGCAATTGAGCGCCTGCAGAAGTTGTATGGTGTTGCCAGGAAGATCGAGCAACAAGAGCTTCTTGATTGGCATCTTGCAAATTTAGAATACGCCAATGCTGGCAACCTCTCAGATCTGTCTCTTGCCCACTGGGACCAGGATGACCCCTATGAGATGGGTGGTGATCATTGCTTTCTTGCTGGAGGTAACTGGAGATTGATCCATGCACTATGTGAGGATGTGCCGATATTGTACAAGAAGACAGTAACTCGGATTGCTTATGGAGAAGGAGGTGTGGAAGTTGTGGTTGTTGGTGGACAAATTTTCCAGGCTGATATGGTTCTTTGCACTGTGCCTCTTGGGGTCTTGAAGAGCGGGACTATAAAGTTTGATCCTGAATTGCCTCCTCAGAAGTTACAGGCAATTGATAGGCTGGGATTCGGGTTGCTAAATAAGGTTGCAATGATATTTCCTTGCGTATTTTGGGGGGAGGAGATCGACACGTTTGGATGTCTCAGCAAGGAACGAACTAAACGTGGTGAATTCTTTCTTTTCTATGGTTACCATACTGTTTCTGGTGGTGCGGTGCTTATTGCGTTGATTGCAGGAGAAGCTTCCTTGAACTTTGAACAAAGCAATCCTCTAACTTCACTTCACCATGTTCTCAGCATTCTTAGAG GTATTTATGGTCCAAGGGGGGTTTCCGTGCCTGATCCAATCCAAACTATCTGTACAAGATGGGGTGATGACCCCCTTTCTCGTGGTTCTTACTCTCATGTCAAAGTTGGGTCATCAGGTAATGACTACAATGTCCTTGCAGAAAACGTTAAGGGACGACTCTTTTTTGCTGGGGAAGCTACAAATAGAGAATATCCTGCAACTATGCATGGCGCCTTCTTAAGTGGACTAAGGGAAGCTTCATGCATTCTTCAAACTTGGAGGGAACAGTTTGTGAACAAATCTATTTCCAAGAGGTTCTTGCAAAAGAACCTAAGATTGTGCAGTGATATTCTTGTAGACTTATTTAGGAGACCTGATTTAGAGTTTGGAATATACTCATTCGTTTTTGATCCCTCTACCACGGACGATCTGAATGCGATGGGTCTTATGAGAATCACAtttggaaattttaaatatgAAGACTCAAGGAAACACAGTTTAAATGAAAAACTGAATGGACACTGTCAGTTGTCAGAACTTCAGGATCAAGAATTCCATCTGTTTGCCTGTGTATCTAGAGAGGGAGCACACCAAGTAAAATTGGTGAGTGGTGATGATAAGGCTAGATTACACTTCCTTAGCAAAAAGTTTGGCTTACAATTAATGGGGTTTAGTGATACATGTAATCTCAGTCATTCCTTGATTGTTGATATTTCTTGTGCACGGAAAAACCATTACAGAAAACTCAGGACCATGCATCACAAAGTTCACTTGTAG
- the LOC122056464 gene encoding lysine-specific histone demethylase 1 homolog 2-like isoform X2, with translation MDPPPPSISGGRRLSRRAVKRTNYDESLQDSLLHDHIGGPRRRNRRNLTAAERQSETETEAMIAVSLGFPIDSILDAEVSAGVVDLTDDGAAQNDYIVVRNHILAQWRSNVRSYLSKPEIRETVSRQYDHLISSAYDFLLEHGYINFGVSPAIRAQLPDEQDKGSVIIIGSGLAGLAAARQLLSFGFKVLILEGRDRPGGRVFTTKMGKNHNSASVDLGGSVITGIHANPLGVLSRQLGIPLHNIRDSCPLFWPDGTTVDQRMDAEVDLVFNKLLENAARLREVLGESANDISLGSAIERLQKLYGVARKIEQQELLDWHLANLEYANAGNLSDLSLAHWDQDDPYEMGGDHCFLAGGNWRLIHALCEDVPILYKKTVTRIAYGEGGVEVVVVGGQIFQADMVLCTVPLGVLKSGTIKFDPELPPQKLQAIDRLGFGLLNKVAMIFPCVFWGEEIDTFGCLSKERTKREASLNFEQSNPLTSLHHVLSILRGIYGPRGVSVPDPIQTICTRWGDDPLSRGSYSHVKVGSSGNDYNVLAENVKGRLFFAGEATNREYPATMHGAFLSGLREASCILQTWREQFVNKSISKRFLQKNLRLCSDILVDLFRRPDLEFGIYSFVFDPSTTDDLNAMGLMRITFGNFKYEDSRKHSLNEKLNGHCQLSELQDQEFHLFACVSREGAHQVKLVSGDDKARLHFLSKKFGLQLMGFSDTCNLSHSLIVDISCARKNHYRKLRTMHHKVHL, from the exons ATGGATCCTCCCCCGCCGTCCATTTCCGGCGGCCGTCGACTATCTCGGAGGGCGGTGAAACGCACCAACTACGACGAGTCCCTTCAGGATTCCCTCCTCCACGACCACATCGGCGGGCCCCGCCGTCGGAACCGGCGAAACCTGACCGCCGCTGAGCGCCAGAGCGAGACAGAGACAGAGGCCATGATCGCCGTCtccttgggtttccccatcgattccATCCTCGACGCTGAGGTCTCCGCGGGGGTCGTCGACCTGACCGACGACGGTGCCGCTCAGAACGACTACATCGTGGTCCGCAACCACATCCTTGCCCAGTGGCGCTCCAACGTGCGCTCCTACCTCTCCAAACCTGAAATTAGAGAGACAGTCAGCAGGCAGTACGACCACTTAATCTCCAGCGCGTACGATTTCCTTTTAGAGCACGGCTACATCAATTTTGGTGTATCTCCCGCCATCAGGGCCCAGCTTCCCGATGAGCAGGACAAGGGATCTGTTATCATAATAGGCTCTGGACTCGCAGGCCTTGCGGCCGCGAGGCAGCTACTTAGTTTTGGCTTCAAAGTCCTAATTTTGGAAGGCCGGGATCGTCCCGGCGGTAGAGTATTCACCACGAAGATGGGTAAGAACCACAACTCCGCATCTGTAGATCTTGGAGGCAGCGTCATCACTGGCATTCACGCCAATCCCCTTGGAGTCTTGTCGAGGCAGCTTGGCATACCTCTCCACAATATCAGGGATTCATGTCCCCTTTTCTGGCCAGACGGCACAACCGTGGATCAGAGAATGGACGCTGAGGTGGATTTGGTATTCAACAAGCTTCTTGAAAATGCTGCTCGGTTGAGGGAGGTTTTAGGAGAGTCTGCCAATGACATTTCACTAGGTTCCGCAATTGAGCGCCTGCAGAAGTTGTATGGTGTTGCCAGGAAGATCGAGCAACAAGAGCTTCTTGATTGGCATCTTGCAAATTTAGAATACGCCAATGCTGGCAACCTCTCAGATCTGTCTCTTGCCCACTGGGACCAGGATGACCCCTATGAGATGGGTGGTGATCATTGCTTTCTTGCTGGAGGTAACTGGAGATTGATCCATGCACTATGTGAGGATGTGCCGATATTGTACAAGAAGACAGTAACTCGGATTGCTTATGGAGAAGGAGGTGTGGAAGTTGTGGTTGTTGGTGGACAAATTTTCCAGGCTGATATGGTTCTTTGCACTGTGCCTCTTGGGGTCTTGAAGAGCGGGACTATAAAGTTTGATCCTGAATTGCCTCCTCAGAAGTTACAGGCAATTGATAGGCTGGGATTCGGGTTGCTAAATAAGGTTGCAATGATATTTCCTTGCGTATTTTGGGGGGAGGAGATCGACACGTTTGGATGTCTCAGCAAGGAACGAACTAAAC GAGAAGCTTCCTTGAACTTTGAACAAAGCAATCCTCTAACTTCACTTCACCATGTTCTCAGCATTCTTAGAG GTATTTATGGTCCAAGGGGGGTTTCCGTGCCTGATCCAATCCAAACTATCTGTACAAGATGGGGTGATGACCCCCTTTCTCGTGGTTCTTACTCTCATGTCAAAGTTGGGTCATCAGGTAATGACTACAATGTCCTTGCAGAAAACGTTAAGGGACGACTCTTTTTTGCTGGGGAAGCTACAAATAGAGAATATCCTGCAACTATGCATGGCGCCTTCTTAAGTGGACTAAGGGAAGCTTCATGCATTCTTCAAACTTGGAGGGAACAGTTTGTGAACAAATCTATTTCCAAGAGGTTCTTGCAAAAGAACCTAAGATTGTGCAGTGATATTCTTGTAGACTTATTTAGGAGACCTGATTTAGAGTTTGGAATATACTCATTCGTTTTTGATCCCTCTACCACGGACGATCTGAATGCGATGGGTCTTATGAGAATCACAtttggaaattttaaatatgAAGACTCAAGGAAACACAGTTTAAATGAAAAACTGAATGGACACTGTCAGTTGTCAGAACTTCAGGATCAAGAATTCCATCTGTTTGCCTGTGTATCTAGAGAGGGAGCACACCAAGTAAAATTGGTGAGTGGTGATGATAAGGCTAGATTACACTTCCTTAGCAAAAAGTTTGGCTTACAATTAATGGGGTTTAGTGATACATGTAATCTCAGTCATTCCTTGATTGTTGATATTTCTTGTGCACGGAAAAACCATTACAGAAAACTCAGGACCATGCATCACAAAGTTCACTTGTAG